A single genomic interval of Lewinellaceae bacterium harbors:
- a CDS encoding gliding motility-associated C-terminal domain-containing protein, with amino-acid sequence MKKTLTCWRWIIYAGLLCSWWTIAAQLPDPLSLNTAANGTGGRFAQGANDAYWYAADGDTMHSITAFVPARVVGQCDPAWHTSPYPNNDWIAYDYGNGCYHAAEGCVDVFYQRIINLPETNPCGLPISDHYAVAMDFYADNCIYEVRVNGATNYRYTGTTDPYKFPGHDTAITVVLNKGWHAGNNYLIVQIKSCPTAEGFLAQANLTAIEPEYFPVTVRKNICTGEQFAGHSTSGMYLDTITSAQGCDSIRMLELQVNNSYQILESRTICKGEVYDFHGMRLSKTGQYSLTMPTQYGCDSTITLDLEVTGDQSLGNDTLICAASDYLIHSPYSQTHWNDGDFSPTKRITKSGTYWAIMTDPGGCTFSDTVTVTFASQTSVPNVFSPNDDGMNDCLRPFFSGSEVSAYQFNIYDRSGSLVFRSSNPMDCWDGSVNGVQASSGVYLYTLELNTEYCGKGTLRGDITLIR; translated from the coding sequence GTGAAAAAGACCCTGACATGCTGGCGATGGATAATTTATGCTGGTCTGCTGTGCAGCTGGTGGACCATTGCCGCACAACTGCCGGATCCATTGTCGCTGAACACTGCAGCCAACGGTACCGGAGGGCGATTTGCTCAAGGGGCTAACGATGCCTACTGGTATGCTGCTGACGGAGATACCATGCATTCGATCACTGCATTTGTACCAGCCAGGGTTGTGGGTCAGTGCGACCCGGCATGGCATACCAGTCCCTATCCAAACAACGACTGGATCGCCTACGACTATGGCAACGGATGCTATCACGCTGCAGAAGGCTGCGTGGATGTTTTTTACCAGCGCATCATCAACCTGCCGGAAACCAATCCCTGTGGTCTCCCCATCAGTGATCATTATGCAGTTGCAATGGATTTCTATGCCGACAACTGCATTTATGAAGTCCGCGTTAATGGCGCCACCAACTACCGGTATACCGGCACCACGGACCCTTACAAATTCCCTGGCCACGACACCGCCATAACGGTTGTTTTAAACAAAGGATGGCATGCGGGAAACAACTATCTGATTGTACAAATCAAGAGTTGCCCGACGGCAGAAGGTTTTCTGGCTCAGGCCAACCTCACCGCAATCGAGCCGGAATATTTCCCGGTAACCGTCCGGAAGAATATCTGCACCGGGGAGCAATTTGCAGGGCATTCCACATCAGGGATGTACCTGGACACCATCACCTCTGCACAAGGTTGCGATTCGATCCGCATGCTCGAATTACAGGTCAATAACAGCTACCAGATCCTGGAATCCCGGACGATATGTAAGGGTGAAGTATATGATTTCCACGGGATGCGGCTGTCAAAAACCGGTCAGTACTCCTTGACCATGCCTACACAATACGGGTGCGACAGTACCATAACCCTTGATCTGGAGGTGACCGGTGACCAGTCCCTGGGCAATGATACCCTAATCTGTGCTGCCAGTGATTACCTCATTCACAGCCCATATTCCCAAACCCACTGGAATGACGGTGATTTCTCCCCCACCAAGCGCATTACGAAAAGTGGAACCTACTGGGCCATCATGACCGATCCTGGAGGTTGCACTTTTTCAGACACCGTCACCGTCACTTTCGCCAGTCAGACCAGTGTGCCCAACGTGTTCAGCCCTAACGATGATGGCATGAATGATTGTCTGCGACCATTTTTCTCCGGTTCGGAGGTATCCGCCTATCAGTTCAATATTTATGACCGTTCCGGCAGTCTGGTCTTCCGTTCATCCAATCCCATGGACTGCTGGGATGGTTCCGTCAATGGTGTACAGGCCAGTTCCGGCGTTTATTTGTACACCCTGGAACTCAATACGGAATATTGCGGGAAAGGCACACTTAGAGGTGATATAACCCTCATCCGCTAA
- a CDS encoding D-glycerate dehydrogenase produces MFSVFISKDFPLKGSQLLGEAGIQVTQWPHDRPMTQDELIAGVQGHEGLFCAGTDLINAHFLHACPHLKIIAQFAVGYDNIDVATANALGIVITNTPDAMRDATADIAFGLMLAVSRKMFYMHNSIGRGEWTYFRPRANLGVELKGKTLGIFGLGTIGLEMAKRCHAAYHMPVLYTNRNANPLAEATVGARRVPFDELLASSDVLSIHCALTPETAGLFDQKAFSKMKPTSIFINTARGGIHNESDLLDALRDGTLWGAGLDVTNPEPMASDNPLLGMENVAVLPHIGSATMEARDRMAEMVAKNIIAFVRGEPIPNPVTA; encoded by the coding sequence TTGTTTTCCGTATTTATTTCCAAAGACTTCCCACTGAAAGGCTCCCAACTACTTGGAGAAGCAGGCATTCAGGTTACCCAGTGGCCCCATGACCGGCCCATGACCCAGGACGAACTCATTGCTGGTGTACAAGGTCATGAGGGTTTGTTTTGTGCCGGTACTGATCTGATCAATGCCCATTTTCTGCACGCCTGCCCGCATCTAAAGATCATTGCACAATTCGCCGTTGGCTATGACAACATTGATGTAGCCACTGCCAATGCGCTCGGTATCGTGATCACCAACACGCCCGACGCCATGCGCGATGCGACAGCAGACATTGCATTTGGGCTGATGCTGGCCGTTTCCCGCAAGATGTTCTACATGCATAATTCCATCGGTCGTGGTGAGTGGACCTACTTCCGTCCCCGGGCAAACCTGGGGGTGGAGCTTAAAGGCAAGACACTCGGCATCTTCGGGCTGGGAACCATCGGACTGGAGATGGCGAAGCGTTGCCATGCCGCCTACCACATGCCGGTACTTTACACCAACCGGAATGCCAATCCACTTGCAGAAGCAACGGTAGGAGCCCGTCGGGTACCTTTTGATGAGCTGCTAGCCTCCAGTGACGTATTATCCATCCACTGTGCCCTTACACCGGAAACCGCCGGACTGTTTGATCAAAAAGCTTTCTCAAAAATGAAACCGACCAGCATATTCATCAATACTGCACGCGGGGGAATTCACAATGAATCCGACCTGCTGGACGCCCTCCGCGATGGAACCCTCTGGGGAGCCGGTCTGGATGTAACCAACCCGGAACCGATGGCCTCCGACAATCCCCTCCTCGGAATGGAAAATGTAGCCGTATTACCACACATCGGATCAGCCACCATGGAAGCCAGGGATCGCATGGCGGAGATGGTGGCAAAGAACATCATTGCATTCGTACGTGGTGAACCCATCCCCAATCCGGTCACTGCTTGA
- a CDS encoding DUF4832 domain-containing protein, whose translation MRTILFINCILILCSSLRAQHTVTYHASTEIFRNPERGFYTQFTGYSKNSQGFPEMEPVDGNLLDLFAEDHQSLILRLYYLPEFVDKPISFEFLDYIQSDLQVIRDHGFKCILRFAYSVLDSVHADTVDAPLAMVRNHIGQLTPILQKNADVIAVMQAGFVGAYGEWATYNNVIPDFLNNQGIPNLSGRKAVLDALLEALPPERMIQIRTPYFKYAFYDWDGWSNDYDVYADAASICPLANPSGLDIAHAYDGSYAYRIGQHNDCFLASATDYGTYCDESIAEASFLTHETQLTVMGGETCDLNPPRSNCADDGGAADDELDRFHWSFLNSGYHPDVLAGFKAQGCYDDFTRLLGYRFELEQGTYPDTVAQGSGFALALSLKNLGYAAPFNPRRVEFILRNILSGETWVAGSRQDPRFWFKEEEAGTIAFQEDLGIPVTMPAGNYELLMHLPDPKSTLYGNPDFSIRLANEGVWEDSTGFNRLLHNLTIDDKVAGTPYSGNQWFIAYGCNPGTVNVEVIDYCCADTVHLEVENASLLGDHTIAWAVSDEPIEQYTDLANADILQTYGSAIDYPVECTEHPDAFYITPFLAVADQSYIYSYPSDLFQEYWASFQIKTYDFRSEHIPYDQAVGAKIKIELFNQDDYFSNNHGLSDIYIEYAATQEFPFTNVATKPAGEATLSFETDVDPNAIWRIRIVDRTDGVGGVFLVRFTFFIPFPTIDPNCSAWGNSVLLQAAGYPPVTTPQNKMVICHNDDPLVLEATPEGGTFNGEGVAEGIFDPAKVDPGSHYLTYTVYNPCGVAVSRAFELIVANTEDTLCVTSGRNPIEITALKFYPNPANNELNLQNVPEGSRLEIRQLDGKLILVRSVRNTEAIPIDELPSGLYIVNVMNRDKQMQGKLAVIK comes from the coding sequence ATGAGAACAATCCTTTTCATCAACTGCATCTTAATACTTTGCTCGTCTCTCCGTGCACAGCATACGGTCACCTATCATGCTTCCACAGAAATATTCCGCAATCCGGAACGGGGATTTTACACCCAATTTACCGGATACTCGAAAAATTCGCAGGGCTTCCCAGAGATGGAACCCGTGGATGGCAATCTGCTCGATTTGTTTGCGGAAGATCATCAATCATTAATACTCCGGTTGTATTATCTGCCGGAATTTGTGGATAAGCCCATCAGCTTCGAATTTCTGGATTACATTCAGTCCGATCTGCAGGTTATCCGTGACCATGGTTTCAAATGCATCCTGCGTTTTGCCTATTCGGTACTGGACTCTGTCCATGCAGACACCGTCGATGCACCATTGGCCATGGTCCGGAACCATATCGGTCAGCTAACCCCGATCCTGCAAAAAAATGCGGATGTTATTGCGGTCATGCAGGCCGGATTTGTGGGGGCCTATGGCGAATGGGCTACCTACAACAACGTGATACCGGACTTTCTGAATAACCAGGGGATCCCGAATCTCAGTGGAAGAAAAGCCGTATTGGATGCTTTGCTGGAAGCATTGCCTCCGGAAAGGATGATCCAGATCCGCACACCTTATTTTAAATATGCCTTCTACGATTGGGACGGGTGGTCAAATGATTACGATGTCTATGCGGATGCCGCATCAATCTGCCCGTTGGCCAATCCATCCGGGCTCGATATAGCGCACGCTTATGATGGTAGCTATGCCTACCGCATCGGCCAGCACAACGACTGTTTCCTGGCCAGCGCCACCGACTACGGCACCTATTGCGACGAATCAATCGCTGAGGCCAGCTTTCTGACCCATGAAACTCAATTAACCGTTATGGGTGGTGAGACCTGCGATCTTAACCCACCGCGATCCAACTGTGCGGATGATGGCGGCGCTGCGGATGATGAACTGGACCGCTTCCATTGGTCCTTTCTCAACTCCGGTTATCATCCGGATGTTTTAGCCGGCTTCAAAGCTCAGGGATGTTACGATGACTTTACCCGCCTACTGGGATATCGCTTTGAACTGGAACAAGGGACCTATCCCGATACAGTGGCACAGGGAAGTGGTTTTGCACTGGCGTTGTCCCTAAAAAATCTGGGTTATGCGGCACCGTTCAATCCACGAAGGGTAGAATTCATTCTACGCAATATCCTAAGCGGTGAAACCTGGGTGGCCGGATCCAGGCAGGATCCCCGCTTTTGGTTTAAAGAGGAAGAAGCCGGCACGATCGCCTTTCAGGAAGACCTGGGGATTCCGGTAACCATGCCTGCCGGTAACTACGAACTGCTGATGCATCTGCCTGACCCGAAATCTACCCTCTACGGCAATCCTGACTTTTCCATCCGTCTGGCCAATGAGGGCGTTTGGGAAGATTCCACCGGGTTCAATCGACTCCTCCACAACCTCACCATCGACGACAAGGTGGCAGGCACTCCCTATTCAGGCAATCAGTGGTTTATCGCTTACGGATGTAATCCAGGGACGGTCAATGTGGAAGTGATCGACTATTGCTGTGCCGACACCGTGCACCTGGAAGTTGAAAACGCATCTCTGCTGGGGGACCATACCATAGCCTGGGCCGTCTCTGATGAACCGATCGAACAATACACCGATCTTGCCAACGCGGATATCCTGCAGACGTATGGTAGCGCTATTGATTATCCTGTGGAGTGCACGGAACATCCGGATGCTTTCTACATCACCCCTTTTCTGGCGGTAGCGGATCAATCGTACATCTATTCTTATCCCAGTGATCTGTTTCAGGAATACTGGGCCAGTTTCCAAATTAAAACGTATGATTTCAGGTCCGAACACATTCCCTATGATCAGGCTGTTGGTGCTAAAATAAAGATCGAGCTGTTTAACCAGGACGATTATTTTTCGAATAACCATGGACTTTCAGACATCTACATCGAGTACGCGGCAACGCAGGAATTTCCATTTACCAATGTGGCAACCAAGCCGGCCGGTGAAGCTACTCTGTCGTTTGAAACCGATGTGGATCCCAATGCCATCTGGCGCATCCGTATCGTCGACCGGACCGATGGTGTCGGTGGTGTTTTCCTGGTGCGGTTTACATTCTTCATCCCCTTCCCTACCATAGATCCTAATTGCAGCGCCTGGGGAAATTCCGTATTGCTCCAGGCAGCCGGATATCCTCCGGTAACCACGCCTCAAAACAAAATGGTGATCTGCCACAATGATGATCCGCTGGTCCTGGAAGCCACTCCGGAGGGAGGTACCTTCAATGGAGAAGGAGTAGCGGAAGGGATCTTTGATCCGGCCAAAGTGGATCCGGGGAGCCATTACCTGACTTATACGGTGTACAATCCGTGTGGCGTTGCTGTCAGCCGTGCATTTGAACTGATTGTAGCCAATACAGAAGACACGCTTTGTGTTACTTCGGGAAGAAATCCCATTGAAATTACAGCTCTGAAATTTTATCCCAATCCGGCCAACAATGAGCTTAACCTGCAAAATGTACCGGAAGGCAGCCGGTTGGAAATTCGGCAGCTGGATGGCAAACTGATCCTCGTCCGGTCTGTCCGAAACACGGAGGCAATCCCAATTGACGAGCTTCCGTCCGGCCTATATATCGTAAATGTAATGAACCGGGATAAGCAGATGCAGGGAAAACTGGCGGTGATAAAATGA
- a CDS encoding membrane dipeptidase — translation MLTRKQFISNSLTALAGAGVLGQYAFRMPAAKRIAFDLHAHPGQLYKSEDASESANPNAMNTIAGMEPGQLSGLFLALVADSKLLVLGDNGVSVTGGFKEGEGWADYQRQLKIVKDFLQHSTMRFGTSSEDLTPDKVTAFLAVEGGHFLEGDAGRLEEAYVEGVRSVQLVHYAPNELGDLQTWEVQYKGLSAAGKEVVKRMNRLGMLIDVAHASFDTTKQVAMITKSPIMLSHSVLKMEAGRPIEKRAITKEHAKIVADTGGVIGMWPSGFNHDFQEYVENTLRMVDVVGIDHVGIGTDMDANYKPVLSSYSQYPDLSQALADKGLSNVDVAKIMGDNAVRVIREVIG, via the coding sequence ATGTTAACACGAAAACAATTCATCAGCAATTCATTGACTGCCCTGGCAGGAGCAGGCGTTTTAGGGCAGTATGCATTTCGTATGCCGGCGGCAAAAAGAATTGCATTTGACCTGCATGCCCATCCGGGACAGCTCTATAAATCAGAGGATGCATCGGAATCAGCAAACCCCAATGCGATGAACACCATTGCCGGCATGGAGCCCGGTCAATTAAGCGGTTTATTCCTTGCCCTGGTAGCCGATTCCAAATTGCTGGTTCTCGGAGACAATGGCGTATCCGTCACCGGAGGATTTAAAGAAGGCGAAGGCTGGGCAGATTACCAGCGGCAACTCAAAATTGTCAAAGATTTCCTGCAGCATTCTACAATGCGATTTGGAACTTCTTCTGAGGACCTTACTCCCGATAAAGTAACTGCTTTTCTGGCTGTCGAGGGAGGTCATTTCCTGGAAGGTGATGCGGGCAGACTGGAGGAAGCTTATGTCGAAGGCGTCCGTTCTGTACAACTGGTTCATTATGCTCCCAATGAATTAGGGGATTTGCAGACCTGGGAAGTGCAATACAAAGGCCTGTCCGCTGCCGGCAAGGAGGTGGTCAAACGGATGAATCGCCTGGGGATGCTGATTGATGTGGCTCATGCCTCTTTTGACACTACCAAACAAGTGGCCATGATCACTAAGAGCCCCATCATGTTATCGCATAGTGTGCTTAAGATGGAAGCCGGCCGGCCGATTGAAAAACGCGCGATCACAAAGGAACATGCTAAAATCGTAGCGGATACCGGCGGTGTCATCGGCATGTGGCCTTCGGGATTCAATCATGACTTCCAGGAATATGTGGAAAATACTTTGCGTATGGTCGATGTGGTGGGTATCGATCATGTAGGAATCGGAACCGACATGGATGCCAACTATAAGCCGGTATTATCCAGCTATTCCCAATATCCGGATCTTTCACAGGCATTGGCTGACAAAGGATTGTCCAACGTGGATGTGGCCAAAATCATGGGAGACAACGCCGTAAGAGTAATTCGCGAGGTGATCGGTTGA
- a CDS encoding c-type cytochrome encodes MARHPGGKSIGFFWVLFIVIHLVAIGCNSGKAPASDQLQNGGLVLPGGFSAVVVVDSLKGRARHLAVNDNGDIYVKLRFPDSMGGNAALRDTDGDGRADVIETFDDYQDRSSYGTEMRIHDGYLYFSSVTRIYRQKLTGDLIPTSEMELLLTDRQRPRQHDTKPIAFDHEGHFYTVFGAPSDACQENDRSPLSPGLFPCPLLETRGGIWRFDMNKLDQFQEDGEKFATGLRSVVGMEWNDEVNGLYAVAHGRDYLHNTWPNAFTVWEGAVLPSEVFIRLDKDSDAGWPYHYYDQIKNKYFLNPEYGGDGVKQGDTSHLTRPIVGFPGHFAPNDILFYTGDQFPAHYRNGAFIAFHGSTSSSPYPQSGYFIGFVPMKNGTASGPWEAFADGFAGVDTIVNTSDAAYRPMGLALGPDGSLYISDSEKGKIWRIRYDGTRDAFGDQELAAMSERKQSATNIKTPDEVKDKIRLPEMEEVDDSQLPEGAKLYNTFCSVCHQRDGRGNDRFPPLDGSEWVVGEKGPLIDIVLNGMRGEVQVKGKSYNNVMPKLDMISDTDIASILTYIRQHFGNQESEVSPEEVAERRQAQ; translated from the coding sequence ATGGCAAGGCATCCCGGAGGTAAATCCATTGGTTTTTTTTGGGTTCTTTTCATAGTGATTCACCTGGTAGCCATCGGTTGTAATTCAGGAAAGGCACCGGCATCTGATCAGCTGCAAAATGGAGGATTGGTCCTGCCGGGTGGATTTTCTGCAGTGGTGGTGGTGGATAGTCTGAAAGGCCGTGCGAGACATCTCGCCGTCAATGACAACGGAGACATTTATGTAAAACTCCGGTTTCCGGATTCCATGGGCGGAAATGCCGCCCTGAGGGATACCGATGGAGATGGCAGAGCGGATGTGATCGAAACATTTGACGATTACCAGGATCGGAGCAGCTATGGTACGGAGATGCGTATCCATGATGGCTATTTGTATTTTAGTTCCGTAACCAGGATCTACCGTCAAAAATTAACAGGTGATCTGATCCCTACCTCCGAAATGGAATTGCTACTTACGGACCGCCAGCGACCGCGGCAGCATGACACCAAGCCGATAGCCTTTGATCATGAGGGTCATTTTTACACAGTGTTCGGCGCTCCCTCAGATGCATGCCAGGAAAATGACCGCTCACCACTTTCTCCAGGACTATTTCCATGCCCGCTCCTGGAAACCCGGGGTGGGATCTGGCGATTTGATATGAATAAGTTAGATCAGTTTCAGGAGGACGGGGAGAAGTTTGCCACCGGCTTGCGCAGCGTTGTAGGGATGGAGTGGAATGATGAGGTGAATGGGTTGTATGCGGTTGCCCATGGCCGTGATTATTTGCACAACACATGGCCTAACGCATTTACGGTCTGGGAAGGAGCGGTATTGCCTTCAGAGGTATTTATCCGACTGGATAAGGATAGTGATGCGGGGTGGCCCTATCATTACTACGATCAGATCAAAAACAAATACTTCCTTAACCCGGAATACGGCGGTGATGGGGTAAAACAGGGAGACACCAGCCATCTGACCAGGCCCATCGTAGGATTTCCCGGGCACTTTGCTCCCAATGACATTTTGTTTTACACCGGCGACCAGTTCCCGGCCCATTACCGGAATGGTGCCTTCATAGCATTTCATGGTTCGACCAGTAGTTCGCCCTATCCTCAGTCCGGCTATTTTATTGGATTTGTGCCTATGAAGAATGGTACAGCTTCCGGCCCGTGGGAAGCTTTTGCCGACGGTTTTGCTGGTGTGGATACCATTGTCAATACCAGCGATGCCGCTTACCGGCCGATGGGATTGGCCCTAGGGCCGGATGGATCGCTCTACATCTCGGATTCCGAGAAGGGGAAGATCTGGAGGATCCGGTATGATGGCACCAGGGACGCATTTGGGGATCAGGAACTGGCTGCCATGAGCGAAAGAAAACAATCGGCCACCAATATCAAGACGCCCGATGAAGTAAAAGACAAGATCCGGCTGCCTGAAATGGAAGAAGTTGATGATTCTCAATTGCCGGAGGGAGCCAAATTATACAATACTTTTTGCTCAGTTTGTCATCAGCGGGATGGCCGGGGCAATGATCGCTTCCCGCCACTGGATGGATCGGAGTGGGTGGTCGGTGAAAAAGGCCCGCTCATCGACATTGTACTTAATGGTATGCGGGGTGAAGTTCAGGTCAAGGGCAAATCCTACAATAATGTAATGCCTAAACTGGACATGATATCGGATACAGACATTGCCAGCATACTTACCTACATCCGTCAACATTTTGGAAACCAGGAATCTGAAGTTTCTCCCGAAGAAGTAGCGGAACGCCGGCAGGCCCAATAA
- a CDS encoding helix-turn-helix transcriptional regulator, protein MEIYTIPDQFLGDQMADVNIFFYIRERGPDQINLKLHYSQNMLCFMIHGVKNIIDESQKYTMNNEQIGLVTAGNMLMTERVTLRQEFESLLLFFSNEFLSKFIQKYDIRLGEKRKDSVPPVITFPKDEYLQTFQKSMKILEKDFKNTFFRLAKIEEILLYLLNKYSGEMAGFINNAMTKSQNNAIAHVVQNHKFGNLKSEELAFLCNMSLSTFKRKFFEVYQTSPKKYMIAEKMKKAKMLLLHKQRPSDIYYELGYENLSSFSLEFKKHFGIAPSLYSVQA, encoded by the coding sequence ATGGAAATTTATACCATACCGGATCAATTTTTAGGCGACCAGATGGCTGATGTAAATATTTTCTTTTACATCCGTGAACGGGGCCCAGACCAGATTAACCTTAAATTGCATTATTCTCAGAATATGCTCTGTTTTATGATCCACGGGGTCAAAAACATCATCGATGAATCCCAAAAGTATACGATGAATAATGAGCAGATCGGATTGGTCACCGCGGGCAATATGCTCATGACGGAGAGGGTTACCCTGAGACAAGAATTTGAAAGCCTGCTTCTGTTCTTTTCCAATGAGTTCCTGTCCAAATTTATTCAGAAATATGATATCAGGCTTGGTGAAAAAAGGAAGGACTCGGTACCACCAGTCATTACTTTTCCTAAAGACGAATATCTTCAGACGTTCCAGAAATCCATGAAAATACTGGAGAAGGACTTTAAAAATACGTTCTTCCGTTTGGCCAAAATTGAAGAGATCCTGCTTTACCTATTAAACAAATATTCGGGTGAAATGGCGGGCTTTATCAACAATGCCATGACCAAATCACAAAATAATGCCATTGCTCATGTGGTCCAAAACCACAAGTTTGGCAACCTCAAATCAGAAGAGCTGGCCTTTCTCTGCAATATGAGCCTCTCGACATTCAAACGGAAATTTTTTGAAGTGTACCAGACTTCTCCCAAAAAGTACATGATTGCTGAAAAGATGAAAAAGGCAAAAATGCTGCTCCTGCATAAGCAAAGGCCTTCCGACATCTATTACGAACTGGGTTATGAAAACTTATCTTCCTTCAGTCTGGAGTTCAAAAAGCACTTCGGTATAGCCCCTTCCCTGTATTCCGTGCAAGCGTGA
- a CDS encoding aminotransferase class V-fold PLP-dependent enzyme, with protein MITRRKLLRHLSATPVIGSLFGTGIWSSSVFGRSVEKAKTRDLFEELGVTPVINAGVTMTFLSGSLMRPEVMDAINSTSHDFANMHELQDRVGEKIAEMLKVEAAMVTSGAACAMVLGTAAAITGTDEQKRLLIPNLPGPRPEVIMQKSHRYVFDQAITTTGARIVEVEGPEEMDKAFTENTVMALFFNAAGRSSISHEQFVEIARRHQVPSFIDAAADVPPVENLFKYQTIGFDLITFSGGKMIRGPQSAGLLYGRKDLIEAAKLNHSPYEAPIGRPMKVNKEELFGMYAALKAYLELDHEAEWQEWLDRADRIRTQLETIPGVQGETHISPGPANAFPSLLVSWDQEKVKITPREVYEALKAENPSIVTNVRRMEGGQSQLSVGVVLLRPEQVDYVAKRIKSILVKAES; from the coding sequence ATGATCACGAGAAGAAAACTGCTGCGTCATCTATCAGCCACTCCGGTGATCGGTAGCCTTTTTGGGACCGGCATCTGGTCATCTTCGGTTTTTGGCCGGTCAGTAGAAAAGGCAAAAACGAGAGACCTCTTTGAAGAACTTGGAGTTACACCGGTTATTAATGCCGGAGTGACCATGACATTTCTATCCGGATCTCTGATGCGGCCGGAAGTTATGGATGCCATCAACTCCACTTCCCATGATTTTGCCAATATGCACGAACTACAGGATAGGGTCGGGGAGAAGATTGCCGAGATGCTGAAAGTAGAAGCTGCTATGGTTACATCCGGTGCAGCCTGCGCCATGGTGTTGGGAACTGCAGCTGCGATCACCGGTACGGATGAACAGAAGCGGTTGTTAATACCTAATTTGCCCGGACCGCGGCCGGAAGTGATCATGCAGAAAAGTCACCGGTATGTATTCGACCAGGCGATAACCACTACCGGAGCACGCATCGTGGAAGTGGAAGGGCCTGAGGAAATGGATAAGGCATTTACCGAAAATACCGTGATGGCCCTCTTCTTTAATGCCGCCGGTAGATCAAGTATCTCCCACGAACAATTTGTTGAAATAGCTAGGCGGCACCAGGTGCCATCCTTCATTGATGCCGCCGCAGATGTACCTCCTGTTGAGAATTTGTTTAAATATCAAACTATCGGTTTCGACCTGATTACCTTTTCTGGAGGTAAAATGATTCGTGGACCGCAGAGTGCCGGTTTGTTGTATGGCCGCAAAGATCTGATCGAAGCAGCCAAGCTCAACCACAGTCCCTATGAAGCTCCTATCGGCCGGCCGATGAAAGTCAATAAGGAGGAGCTGTTCGGTATGTATGCCGCGTTGAAGGCTTATCTGGAACTGGATCATGAGGCGGAATGGCAGGAGTGGCTGGACCGGGCTGACCGGATCAGAACACAGCTCGAAACCATTCCGGGTGTCCAGGGAGAAACCCATATCAGTCCTGGCCCGGCGAATGCTTTTCCTAGCTTGCTGGTATCCTGGGATCAGGAAAAGGTCAAAATCACCCCGCGTGAAGTGTATGAGGCATTAAAGGCAGAAAACCCCAGCATCGTCACCAATGTTCGGCGAATGGAGGGGGGACAGTCTCAATTAAGTGTGGGCGTGGTATTATTGCGGCCGGAACAAGTGGATTATGTAGCTAAGCGGATAAAATCCATTCTGGTAAAAGCAGAATCTTAG
- a CDS encoding DUF2911 domain-containing protein encodes MKLTNFFFTTLLAGMALLLSTAACGQDSRPSPAATANGMIGDAKININYSSPGVKGRSIWGALVPYDKVWRAGANEATVFETSKDVMVEGKTLKAGRYAFFTIPTATTWTIIFNSEPDQWGAFKYDESKDALRVVVTPKASAEMNERLKYEVTPTGISLFWENLEVPVMIK; translated from the coding sequence ATGAAATTAACTAACTTCTTTTTTACCACCTTGCTGGCAGGTATGGCCCTTTTGCTTTCGACGGCAGCATGTGGTCAGGATTCCCGTCCCAGCCCGGCAGCTACTGCCAATGGCATGATCGGTGATGCAAAAATCAATATCAATTATAGCAGTCCGGGGGTAAAAGGACGTTCCATCTGGGGCGCTCTCGTACCTTATGATAAAGTATGGCGTGCCGGAGCCAATGAGGCCACGGTTTTCGAAACAAGTAAGGACGTCATGGTAGAAGGTAAAACCCTGAAAGCCGGTCGCTATGCATTCTTTACCATCCCGACGGCTACCACCTGGACCATCATCTTTAACAGCGAACCCGATCAGTGGGGCGCATTCAAATACGATGAGTCGAAAGACGCACTTCGGGTGGTCGTTACACCTAAGGCATCAGCCGAAATGAATGAGCGCCTTAAATACGAAGTTACTCCCACCGGCATCTCCCTATTTTGGGAAAATCTGGAAGTGCCGGTAATGATCAAGTGA